The following nucleotide sequence is from Kiritimatiella glycovorans.
TGACCTCGGGTACGGCGACGTGCACTGCTACGACCCGGAGCATTGCGCGGTGCCGACGCCTCATATCGATCGCCTGGCGGGGCAGGGGATCCGGTTTACCGATGCCTCGAACAGTGCCTCGCTCTGTACGCCCGCGCGCTATTCGCTGCTGACCGGCCGCTATTCCTGGCGTTCACGTCTTCCGTTGCACGTCGTTCGCGTCTACGGCTCGCCGCTCATCCATCCGGACCGGCTGACCCTTGGGGAAATGCTCCAGAAAGAGGGTTATCACACGGCCTGTATCGGTAAATGGCACCTCGGCTGGAACTGGCCGATGGTGCGGGACGACGGCACGCTCGAATACGTGCCGGACGACGAATTCCGGCAACAGCGCGAGGGGAAGGTCGATTACTCGAAGCCCATCCCCGGTGGGCCACTTGACCATGGGTTCGATACCTACTTCGGCATCGACGTGCCTAACCAGCCGCCTTACGCCTATTTTCGTGACGACAAGCTGACGAGTCTGCCCACGGCGCTCAAAGGCCCGCATACCCCAGAGCGCTGGGGCCGTAACGGTCCCATGCAGCCGGACTACGTATTCGATGAAGTCATGCCGAATCTGGTGCGCGAGGCAGAGACGTACCTCGCCGCCCGCGCGAAGGACGACCAGCCATTCCTTCTCTACTTTGCGCTCACCACCCCGCACGAACCGATCGCCCCTTCGGCGGAGTTCAAGGGCAGGAGCGGGATCAGCGGGGTGGCCGATCTGATTATGGAGACCGATGCCGCGCTCGGCCGCGTCATGGCCGCGCTGGACGAGCACGGTCTGGCCGACGACACGCTGCTGGTGTTCGCCTCCGATAACGGCCACTGCAGTTACACGCCGATCCAGCCGTTTATCGACGCGGGCCATCGCATCGGCGGTCCCTACCGCGGCTACAAGGGGTTCGTACAGGAGGGGGGCATGCGGGTGCCGTTCATCGTCCGCTGGCCGGGCCGGATCCGGCCCGGCATGGTCAGCGACGCGCTGGTCACTACGGTGGATTTGATGGCGACCTGCGCCGAGATCACCGGATACGATCTTCCCCCGGACGCCGCCGAGGATAGCGTGAGCCTCCTGCCGCTGCTGACCGGGCGCGTCGATGCCGTGCGCGAAACGACCATCACGCATTCGTATCTCGCCGACTGCCTGGTGGTCCGGCGCGGTCCGTGGAAACTCGCGTTTGCGTATGGAAGCGGCGCACCCGCCATCATCAAGGTCAGGGAGGAGAGCGTGGATAAGGTCGCGCCGTCTGAGTCCGAGGCCAGAAAGCAGGGTCTGCCTCCCGTTCAGCTCTATAACGTCGCAACCGATCCCGAGGAACGCAATAACGTCCATGATCAGTATCCCGAAAAAGTTCGGGAACTGACGCTTTTCGCCCGCCGGCAGCTCGAGCGCGGTCGCAGTACGCCGGGGGCGGAACAGGAGAACGATCGCGCGCTCTCACTCGATCTCCCGTAGGCTCGCCGGGGCGGGATCGGGGTCGAACTCAAACGGAATAGACGGCCGCAGGGGCCGCGATAAACGAAAGGAGGGGCTCATGTTGTTCTCAGGCGTCGTGATGCTGGTGCTCGGCGGGATATCTGCCGGCAGTTTTTATATACCGCTCAAAAAAGTGAACGGGTGGTCGTGGGAGTCCGGCTGGATTTCGTTCGGCCTGTTCGCCTGGATTATCGGACCCCTGGCGGTGGCCGCGCTGACGGCGCCGGAGTTCGGCGGGATGATCGCCGCGTCGGGCAGCCGCACCGTGTTCATGACCTGGTTTATGGGGTTCCTCTGGGGGATCGGGGCGGTGACCTTCGGACTCTCCATGCGCTACCTCGGCATGTCGCTGGGGTATGCCCTGGCCCTGGGGTCCTGTGCCGCGTTCGGTACGTTGATTCCTCCGATCGTCAAAGGTCAGTTCATGGGGTTGCTCTCGACCACGTCGGGCCAGCTTACGCTTTCGGGCGTATTGGTCTGTCTGGTCGGCGTGGCGGTTTGCGGCTATGCAGGCGTACGCAAAGAGCGCGAGGTTTCCACCGACCTGAAACAGGCCTCGACCGCCGAGTTCAACTTTCCCAAGGGCATCGTCGTCGCCCTCGTGTCCGGGCTCATGAACGCCTGTCTGGCCTTCAGTTTCGAGTTCGGCCGGCCGATCGCCGAAGAGGCCCTGTCCGCAGGGGTCGCCCCCCTGTGGCAGAATAATCCCGTGCTCGTGGTGGCGTTGATGGGAGGATTTACCACCAATGTGATCTATTGCCTTTTCCTGAACGTGAAAAACAGGACCGGCGGAGATTATTTCCGAGCACGGGCGCCCCTGTTGAAAAACTACGCGCTGGCCGCGGTCGCCGGGTGGCTTTGGTATGTGCAATTCATGCTCTACGGAATGGGCTCGACCCGGCTGGGCGAATACGCGTTCGCAAGCTGGTCGGTGCTGATGGCCGTGGTGGTGGCGGTCAGCAATATCTGGGGGCTCTGGTTTAAGGAGTGGCAGGGCGTAAGCCGCCGGACCATAGGGGTGATCGTGACCGGCATTCTGTTGGTGCTTCTGTCGATTGTGCTGATCGGGGCGGGCGGGTATGCCGCCCAGACGTAGCCAAACGGGAGACGGAGCATGCGCGGGGGCGGCCTGATAAGACGATGCTTTGTAGTGTGGGCGTTGACGGTCGGGGCCGTCCCGGCGATGCAGGAAGCGGACGTGACCGCGTTCGGCGCCGTGCCCGGCGACGGGGCGGACGATACCGCCGCCTTTCAACAGGCACTGGATTATCTGATCGCGGATGGCGGCGGCTATCTGGAGATCCCCGCCGGTGACTACCACCTGGGCACCTGTTTGTTTGTGCGGGTGCCCAATGCGCAGGTGAGCGAGGGCTATATCCGGCTCTATATTCGCGGGGCGGGGCGGCATGCCACCCGGCTGATCGGCGGCGATACATCGGGGCTGCTGTTCTTCGAGACGACCATCAACGGCATGAACCTCACCCTGCGCGATTTTACCCTGCAGGCCGATGCCCCCGACCGCGGTCCCGCGATTTCGATTATCAATCCCGATCTGGGCGTGCGTGCGGAACGGGCCCTCATCCTCGAACGAATCACGATCGGGCGTACGGCGCCGATGAACAGCTTTAGCAAGGGGGTGCGCGCGCACGGGCAGTGGAGGGCCCTCTTTCGTCAAGTCCAGATCGTGGGGGCCGACCGCCGAACGGAGGGGCACGACGAGGAGTCCGTGCTGTTCGATGACTGTTTTTACATCGACAATTCGGTGCGTATGCCGAACGAGTCCGTCCACAAGACGGGCGTCGGGTCTTCGACGAACGGCCTCACGGCGGATCCCTGGCGATTCTATGCCGCGCGGGATCCCGCCGATGCGGAGACACCGCGCTTTTTTACCCCGGGGTATGCCCGGCCCGGCGGGGGATATCCTGCCGAAGGAGTCCTCTATTATGGCAACCACCCTGGACTCGATGCCCTGGTGTCGGTCGATTTCGACGAGTTTGAGGGGTATGACGCGCTCACGCTGTCCGCGGAATTGAGCGCCTATGATACAGGCGGCATGGGCATCGGTTTCGGCGCGGACCCGGAACTGGCCTTCGGCGAAGATGAGAGTGCGCTCTGGATCGAATCCGCCGGCGCGAACACCATCGCGACCAATGTGGATGTGCGGCTCTGCCTGCGCCACGGCGGAACGAACCTCGTGCTCGAAACCCTGACGGCCCGCGACGCCCCCAATGCGGCCGGCGATGAGGTGACGCTCGTCTATGATCGCGCGAACAATACCGTCACGGGATCGTGGGATGACGGCAGCAACGGCCCCGCCTCGTTCGAGCTCCATGAACTCGACGCGCTCGGGTTCACCCCGCTCTTCCGGCGCGTAAAGTTCGAAGTGCTCGATGAACAGGGCGGGCACGGCAATTTCCCGCGCATCGGCCATGTCCGGCTCACCGGGCGCGGGGCCGTATGGCGCATGACCCGGGGGATCGATCAGGACGGTTTTTACGGCGGCCGCATGGCTTATTGCTCGGTGCGCAATGCCGATACCGCCTACGACTGGTCGACCGACGGCACCGGGGAGGGGGGGCTGTTACACGATTCGCTCGCCGACGGATGTCGCGTCGGCATGATCATCGCCACGCCGGGTCAGGAGCCGGGCGTCCACGTCAGTGACAATGTCCTTCGCGCGGAGGAAGCCGGCGTCGTGATCCTGAGGAAACGGGTGGGGAAGGTCATGAGAAACCGGATCGAACCGCTCGCGGCGCGGGGCGAGGGGTTCTTCCGCGATATTGAGCTGTTTAATTGCCAGGCGATGCAGGTGGGCGGCAATACGTTCAGTGGCTCAACGAGCAACCGGGTTCACCTGATCGTGGACGGCCATGGGAGCGCGCCGATTCCCCATAACGCGATCCGGTCCGAGCAGATCGATTTCTACGATAATGTGCTCGCGCTGCCGATCCGGGACGCCGTGTTGTTCCGCGGACCGAAGATCTACGAGGTCCATCTGCGTGGGAACACCGGGGGAGGTGCCCCGTGAACCTGCTTTGGCTGCTGGGTTTTGTCTTCGCGCTGGGAGGGGCGCCGACGGAGTATCGACTGACCGACGATTTCGGCGCGATCCCCGATGATGGGATGGACGATGCCCCGGCCCTCCGGGCCGCGCTCGAACAGGCGGTGACGGAGGGGGGCGTCACGCTGATTATTCCTCCGGGCACGTACGAAATCGACTCGCGCGTTTGTGTGACCGGCGCGGTCGGGGTTCTCCGGATCGAAGGGCGCGGCCATAATATCAGCCGTCTGATGGGCAACAACCACGACGGGGTATTGAAGATCGTGTCGACGGACCCGAGGTCGCGGGTCGAGATCCGCGATCTGGATGTGGTCCCCTCCGTGCCTTCGGCGGGTACCGGACTGGACCTGAGCAAACCCTACAGCGAACCGGCGACCCTGACGTACAACCTGCTGCTCAACGCCGTGGAAATGCGTTGCGACGACCGGATGACGGATTATTTCGACCGCTCCATCGTGCTCGACGGATGGATGCCGCTGATCGATACCGTGGCGACGTCCGGACCGTATGGCCCGGATATCACCGAAGTGGAACAGGCCTGGGCGGAGTCGTCGATTGTGATGCGGAGGGCCTATCGCCCCCGTATCCGGTACTGTTATTTTTGGTCCTCCCGCATGGGCGTCGATATTGAGTTCACCGACACCCCGGAGGCCCCCGTTCTCGACGGGGTGGTGTCGGTGGGAACCGGACACGGCATCCGTATCGTCAATACGGGGGGCGCCCTGACCCATCCGCTTCGAATCGTCAAGAATCACTGGAACCCGCGCACCATGGGGTTGACGCTGGAGAACGTGGACGGTTTTCAGGTCGTTGAAAACGTCCCCTATCACCAGCCTTCGGAATATACGTCCGGGGATTATCGCGATGTGAACCTGATCGCTTCTTCACAGGGGGTCATCGAGGATAACGTCTTCTGGTTCGGCGGGGATGCGCTCCGTCCCCTGGTCTTCGCCGATGCGGATTCGGAAGCGATCGTCGTTCGCCATAATCATTTCGGGAATCAGACGTCGAAACAACCGGTCGTGCCCGAGGAGGGCAGCCGGAATATCCTGGTTCAGAGCAATGTGTACGGATCAGTCTACGCGAACGACGAGGCGAATACGTTTGGTCTGTGGAACATGGAGACCAACGCGGCGGGCCAAATCGCCGATGTCGTCACCCTCGGTTCGCCCCGGAACAATCCCCTCGTGCTCTCGGGGGGTGCCCAATCCCGGTTCGAGGGATCTACGTCTCCTGAGATCCGGCCCGCCCTCTTTTTCGACGAAAAGGATCACCGGGCCGACAGCACGCAGAACTGGCCGGGATCACGGGGCGTGATGATCGATGCTTATATCTACCGGGATTCCGGCGCCCTCATTCTCGTCCAGCCCGACGTCTATCGGCTTCGAGCTTCCGGCGACGATCTGGTCTTTGAATTCACAGGGTGCGACGAAACGGTCACGGAACTGGTGGTCGAAGACGCGGTCCGTAAACCTCAATGGCGCAGGGTGCGCGCGGAAGTAAACCCGGAGACCGGTATGGCCTGTCTCGAAGTGGACGGCGTGGGATCGGATCGTCGCGTATTCGATTCGCTCGAGCTCGCGTCCGCGTCGTTCACGCTCCGGGTGTCTCCTCAGGGGTTTATCGGCGCCGTCGATCAGCTCTGGATCCGAAGCCTGAGGTAAACCGGTCTCATGTGAAAGTCGTGCCTTCGCCGAAGGGCGTCGTTCCGGTACGCTGGGAGCGACGGGGTGGACGCCTGCATCTCACGGTGACCGTCCCGCCGGAGAGCCGGGCCATCCTGTGCTGGCCGGGTGGCGCGGAACAGGAACTCGAGGCGAGCGATTACGAGCTGATGGAACCGGAAGGGAGTGAGGAGGCATGAAGCTAAAAAGATGGACGATCCTTCTGTTGGGGTGGCTCGGGGTCACCGCTTCGCTCCGGGCGGAACGGCCGAACGTGGTGATCATGATCGCTGACGATGCCGGGTGGGGCGATTACTCGAGTTCCGGTAACGAGAGCGTGCGGACACCCCATATCGACTCGCTGGCGCGCGACGGCGTGCGGCTGGACCGGTATTTCGTCCAGCCCGCCTGCGCCCCGACGCGGGCGGAACTGCTGACGGGGCGGTGCGCGCTTCGCAGCGGAGTGGGCGGCGTGTCGGGCGGGAACGAACGCATCGATCCCGCCGAGAAGACGATCGCCGATTGTTTTCGCTCGGCTGGCTACGCCACGGGGATCTTCGGCAAATGGCACAACGGCGCGCAATGGCCCTACGTGCCGGCCGCGCGCGGCTTTGAGGAGTCGCGTTGCTTCATGCACGGACAGGGCGAGACCTATTACGACGAGGTCTTTGAAGACGAGCGCGGGACGCAGGTGAAAAGTCGAGGGTATATCGACGAAGTCTCCACACAGAACGCCATCGAGTTCATCCGGCGTCATCGCGACGAACCGTTTTTCTGTGTCTTGCCGTTCGCCCTGCCGCACAAGCCCTGGATCGTGAAACCAAAGGATTGGGCGCGCTGGAAGGACCGGAAAATACCGCAGGACGGAAATCGTCCGAACCAGGAAGACAAGGACGCGACGCGGGCGGCGATGGCCATGCTGGAAAATCAGGACGCGAACGTGGGCTGTGTGCTCGAGGCGCTGGACGCGCTCGGGCTGGAGGAGAACACCGTGGTGATCTACTTCTCCGACAACGGTCCGAACGAGTGGCGCTGGAACGGCGCCATGAAGGGCATCAAGGGATGGGCGGAGGAGGGCGGGGTGCGGTCGATCTGTCACGTGCGTTATCCCGCGGCGTTTCCTTCCGGCCGGACGGTCGAAGAGATTACGAGCGTCCTGGACTGGCTTCCGACGCTTACCGCGCTGGCGGAGATCCCGCGTGTGGGCGATAGGCCGCTCGACGGACGCAATATCCTGCCGTTATTGACGGGAGAGATGGAGGGCCCATGGCCGGACCGGAACCTCTACTGCTGGTGGCATGGTGGAGCTTCCGTGCGCACGCAGCACTATCGACTGGGATCGGACGGGGGGCTGTACGATATGCGTGGAGATCCCCTGCAGACCACGGACATCGCTGCGCAGGAGCCGGAACGTGCGGCCGGTCTGAAACGCGCCCTGGAGGCGTGGAAGTCTCAGATGCCGCTTTTTCAGCCGGGCTACGAAAAGCCGCCGTTCGGCGTCGGCTATCCCGAATTTCCGATCACGCGGCTGGACGCGAGCGAGGGGATCGGAAGGGGCGGGATCCCGCGCAGCGGCGCCGCGCCGAACAACTCCTGGTTCGACTGGGAGCATCCGGATCGTGAGATCTACTGGCCGGTCGAGGTTCAAACCGCCGGCCGGTACCACGTGCAGATCGACTACACCTGTCCGGAAGAAGACGTGGGCTCGCTGATCGAGGTCTCCTTCAAGACGTGCGCCCTGACCAATCGCCTCTCGGTTGCGCACGACCCGCCCTGTATCGACGACGACACCGTGCCGCGGTCCCGACGCATCTCGGGGTACAAGGAGTTCAGGGAATGGGATTTCGGGGTGATGGATCTGCCTGCGGGGCGGGATGCGTTGCGTATTCGTGCGCTTGAGGTGCCGGGCGATAGCGTGATGGACGTGCGGCGGATTACCCTGACGCTCATGCCAAGGTAGGGACGGTGTCTCATCCGTCCGGAAAAGCGGCCCCAGTTAGGGACGGACCTCCGGGCCGTCCGCAAAACCGGCGCGCATAGCCTGTCCGCCGAAGGCATAAAGAGCCGAAGGCGGAGAGATCGCGCCCTACCCAGAACACCCAACCCAAAAAGATATCCAGCAGTTCTCATTATGGCCGCATTCCGACCGCGGACGGCGTGGCAGCCGTCCCTCCCGAGTCGATATCCGACGCATTTTCGGGCACTGGGAGGGTCGGGTGCCACCCCGACCGAAAAGGGTGAAGCCATAATGAGAATCGCTGAAAGATATCACAGGAATCTGGTCGCATGATCGAATATTCGTTACGGTGACCGCTTTATTCGGAAATGCGGGCCGGGATTCAGCGGGAGAGGGATGTGCGTATCGGCATCAGTCATCGGGTTGGGGTCGGGTGCGGGCTATTTATGTGCGCGGCGGCGATGGTCTGCGGCGCCCCGGAATGTCCCGTTTATGAGCCGCTTCTGCTGCGTGAGATTCAGCCGCGGGGATGGATGGCAGGTCAGCTGCGGAACGATGCCCTGCGCGGCGTGGCCGGAAATCTTCAGAAAGTCCGTCCCCAGTACACCCCTGCCACCTGGGTACACAAGACGGGCAGTGCGGGAGCGGCGGAACTGACCGGCAACTGGCTGGACGGCTATACGCGCATGGCGTACTACGGAGGCTACGCCTCCGAACGAAGCAAGGTTAACCGCTATGTCCGCGAGATCCTCGATGCGCAGGAACCCAGCGGATACGTCGGGAACATGCCCGCGGATCTGCGCTGGAAGCGTCTCAATCGCGACCTCTTCAATGAGTCACGCACGGGGGTGGCGCTGCTCGCCTACTACGAGATGACCGGCGAGCAGGAGGCGCTGGATGCCGTGATCGCCACGGCGGATGTGATCATGGCGAATTACAACGAGGACAATCCGCCGTTTATCTACCAGCCCGGCGATGAGAATTACCGCGCGGAACCGGTCGAGGGCGAAGAGGGCGCGGACGATTTCGTCGATGACGGCGACCCTGCCAAGCCGAAGCCCCGCAAGATCAACGGCCACGTCCTCATGTACGTGGATGTGTGCGAATGGCTCTACCGCCTGACCGGGGAGAAGAAATACGTGGAGTACGCCGAGTTCCTCTATCGGCAGTACTCGGAATCGAACGATATCGGGCCGGACGATATTAAGCTGGACGTCCTGCTCGACCCGGAAATTCCGCTGGAGGGACATGGCGCGCATGTCGCCGAACACTTCCGCGTTCCCTTTTTTCTGGCCTGTGCGACGGGGAAAGACATTTATTACAAGGCGTCGCAGGCCGCGCTGGAGAAGTTCAGCCGGTTTCGCACCCCGAGCGGGGCGCTGGTCAGCGACGAGGGTGTACACGGGCAGATGCCGCTTCCGGAACAGGGATACGAGTACTGCGCGACGACCGAGATGACCGCCAGTCTTGCCTCCGCGCTCCAGAAATTCGGCAACCCGGAGGTCGGCGACTGGATCGAGTGGCTCGTGTTCAATGCCGCTCAGGGGGCGCGCACACCGGACGGCACCATGATCAATTATCTGTCCGCCGCGACCGTCACCCGTGCTAAAGAACGCATGAATCTGGGATACCCGCATAACTCCAACGGACGCTGGCACTATTCGCCCGCCCATCAGGTCGGCGGTTCCTGCTGCACGGCCAACGCAGTCAAACTGATGCCTTATTACGTCGGGTCGATGTGGATGCGATCCGCGGACGGGGCGGGGCTGGCGGCGCTTTTGCTGGGTCCGTCCGAGGTGCGTACGCGTGTCGGAGGGGTCCTGGTCACGATTCGGGAAGAGACGGGCTATCCTTTCGAAGATCGGGTTCGTTTTCATTTTGAGACGGCCGCGCCGGTGGAATTTCCCTTCGAGGTACGAATCCCCGGCTGGGCCGGTTCCGTGGAGACCTACGCCCCGCGGGCCGCGGTTACAGAGGGGAAGGGGCGGAAGATATTCCGCAAGAAGTGGCGTACCGGGGATACCGTGGAGCTGAAGTTCGGGCATCCGGTTCGCCTCCGCGAATGCGTGAACGGCGAGGTCGCGATCGCTCGCGGCCCTCTGCTCTATGCGCAGCCCCTCCCGGCCGAAAAGAAGGTCCTGAAGAAATCCAGAGGCGGCGTCCCCGAATTTACCGAATGGGAACTCCTGCCTGAGAGCGGAGAGCCCGCGGCCCCCTGGAGCATCGCGCCCATCAATCCCGATGCGGGATTCAAGGCCGTTGAAAATCCCGCCTACGATCCCGAAAGACCGTGGGCCCATCCGCGCTGGTTTCTCGAAGGACCTCTATACCTGCGACGGGGTAAGGGCGCGGTTTCACGTCTGAAGCCGCTCGGGTCGACCTTTCTCCGCCAGGCCGCCTTTCCCGTCCGCCGGGATGTCTCTCCGCCATGAATGCTGATGTTCAATCGATAAATCCGGATTTTGGTGATTATCTGCGCGACGAGTCGCGCCGCGCGGGTTCGGCCGAATCGATTTGCTTCGCCGGAACGGAAGCGGAGGTGCGTGAGGTGCTCGTGTGTAGCGGGCGTGTCACCCTGCAGGGCGCGCGGACCGGTATCACCGCCGGGGCCGTCCCGGAGGGGGGTACGATTCTCAATCTGAGCCGCATGAATCGGATCGGTGCAATAAAAGAGGGCCGAATTAAGGTCCAGCCCGGCGTCCTGCTTTCGGACTTGAACGAGGATCTTGAGCGCGAAGGTCTCTTCTTCCCGCCCGATCCCACGGAGACTTCGGCGTCGATCGGCGGCATGCTCGCCTGCAACGCCTCGGGCGCGATGAGTTTCCACTACGGCCCGACGCGACGGTGGGTCCGAGCGCTGCGAATCGTGCTGCCCGGCGGCGATACCCTGCAGCTCGAACGCGGACAGAAGGCCGAGGGACGGCGATTCCGCCTCACGACCGAAAGCGGAAGGGAAATCGACGGCGAACTGCCCAGCCTGCCGATGCCCGAGGTGAAGAACGCGGCGGGCTATTACGTCCGTCCGGATATGGACCTGATCGATCTTTTTATCGGCATGGAGGGTACGCTGGGGGTCATCACGGAGGCCGAGCTGGAACTGCGTGCCGTGCCCGCCGCGCGGACGGCCCTCTGCGCATTTTTCCCCGACGAGAGCGGGGCGCTGCGGTTTGTCCGTGCACTGCGCGATCAACTCGACCCGGTGGCGATCGAGTTTTTCGGCCACCATGCGCTCGATCTCTTGCGCCGCGCCCGGACGGAGCATGCCGCCTTTGCCGATCTGCCGGAATTGGCCCCGCATTTTAACACGGCGATCTATTTCGAGTTCCACGGAGGGAAGGAAGATGAGGTCGAGGCTTCCGTTGTGCAGGCGGCGGAACTCATAGTTGAATGCGGGGCGGGGGAGGACGACTGCTGGATCGCCGAAACCCCGCGCGATATCGCCGTGCACAAGGCCTTTCGCCACGCCACGCCGGAGGCCGTCAACCTTTTGATCGATGAACGAAGGAAGGCGTATCCGAGCCTCACCAAGCTCGGTACGGACATGGCCGTGCCGGACGCGCACCTGGAGGAAACACTTTGCCTCTACCGCAGCGACCTCGACGGAGCCGGCCTCGAATATGTAATCTTCGGCCATATCGGCGACAACCACGTCCATGTCAATATTCTCCCGCGCGATCCCGCCGAGCTGGAGCAGGGGAAGAAACTCTACCTCAAGTGGGCGGATCAGGTCGTCGCCATGGGCGGTTCCGTCTCCGCGGAACACGGGATCGGAAAGATCAAGGTGCCGCTGCTGGAGATCATGATCGGACAGGAAGGGATCGATGCCATGCGCCGGCTGCGGCGAATCTTCGACCCGGAGGAACGGCTGAACCGGGGGAATCTGTTCGCGTAATGGAGGGACGGCTGAACCGGGAAACTATGGTTGCGTGTGGAGGGACGGGTTCCACCCCGTCCGTTCTTCTGGAGGGACGGGTTCCACCCCGTCCGCATAGAAAAAAAACGGGTTCCATCTCGTTCGTTCTTCTGGAGGGACGGGTTCCGCCCCGTCCGCTGAGGAGGGTCGGCGTGGAAGAGACGGGTTCCACCCCGTCCGTTGTGAGGGATCCCCTGGAGGGACGGGTTCCACCCCGTCCGCTGAAAAGGGCGTGGAATCCGACCCTCCATGAATGGGCCATGAATTACGGACGAGGGGAGAGCATACATGAAATCGATGAAATTGACCGGTTTGCGTCAGATGCAGATGATGGAGGGCCCCGCGCCGGAACTCGTCCGCGACGACGACGTGCTGATCACGATGAAGGCCGTCGGGGTCTGCGGCTCGGACGTCCATTACTACGAGACGGGACGGATCGGTTCTCAGGTGGTGGCGTATCCCTTCGCAGTAGGCCATGAGGGCGCGGGGGAGGTGGCGGCTGTGGGAACGGCGGTGACGAAGGTGAAGCCCGGCGACCGCGTGGCGATCGACCCGGCGAATCCCTGCGGCACCTGCGATCAGTGCCGGGCCGGTCGGCCGCATACCTGTCGTCATCTGACCTATCTCGGATGTCCGAAGCAGGCCGAGGGCTGTCTCTCCGAACAGATCGTGATGCCCGAAGATTCGTGTCTCCCGCTGCCCGATGACGTGAGCTACGAAGAGGCGGCGATCTCCGAACCGCTCTCGATCGGGATGTACGCCGTCGAGCTTTCCGTCCCCGTGCCGGGCACCCGGATCGGCATCCTCGGGGCCGGACCGATCGGGCTCAGTGTATTGCTTCCCGCGCGGGCGCAGGGGGCGAAGGCGATCTATGTGACGGATAAACTCG
It contains:
- a CDS encoding alcohol dehydrogenase catalytic domain-containing protein, coding for MKSMKLTGLRQMQMMEGPAPELVRDDDVLITMKAVGVCGSDVHYYETGRIGSQVVAYPFAVGHEGAGEVAAVGTAVTKVKPGDRVAIDPANPCGTCDQCRAGRPHTCRHLTYLGCPKQAEGCLSEQIVMPEDSCLPLPDDVSYEEAAISEPLSIGMYAVELSVPVPGTRIGILGAGPIGLSVLLPARAQGAKAIYVTDKLDPRIALAKKAGATWGGHPDREDIVARVLEQEPGGLDVVFECCGEQDALDQAIDLLKPGGKLMLIGIPPTAERVSFEIDKLRHKEIAIQNVRRQNGCAQKAIDLIAQRVFDVNLMTTHRFDFARTAEAFDLVAAYRDGVVKAMIHF